The DNA region AGATAACCGTTATATGACAATAAATATAGTTAGTTATTGGTTTTGAGGTATATTTTTGCAAATATATTTTAGGAGCTAAAATCTTGATTTATAGATATTTCAAAATAATATTATAAATGGTCGACCGTCTACTATCAACCATTTATTCTACTCTACACTATTTTGTATTTGTTGTCAAATAATTTATTTGTATTTCTAATTATCATTTTAAGCAAAAATCCCTACACTCCCTCTACTGCAATGGGTAATAAAAGCTAAAATAATCTACTTTTAAACACTTGCATTTTGTCAACAATTTCCTCTTTGAGTGATATAGTGCGGGTACCCCGCTACAACGACTGCTGGTATTCTTGGAATATAGATTGTATGCGAGGAACATAGCAACGCGGCGATCTCGTTACTCCTTTGTTACTCCTTTTCCGAACCCCAGTGGGTTCAATAAAGCACTATTTTCTCCGGCCAGGGAGTTTTTCTGGCCATTCTCCAGGTTTTATCAATATATTGATTAGTATATTTCTGCTCAACCAAGTGAAAAAGGTACGCCCCTTTATCGGTTAATTTATAACCATCCTCATTATTTTCTATTATTCCCAATAATTTTCCGATCTTTATTTCCCACCAAAAATTAGAATCAAGGTCTTTATTGAATAATTGAAAAAAATTATTCTTATCAATGTCTAAATTGTAACAGCTCCAAAAAAGCCAATACAAATATCTAGCCCGCTTAGAAAAATTTAATATTAAGGCAGTCGGAATTCTGTTATCTTCCAAGGTATTTATATATTCGGTGACCGAAAAAGTATTTATGCGAAAATTATCCTTAAGCAGAGTAGTTGCGCTGGGGCCATATCCCAAATAATTATCTCGTGTAATAGAAGAATATTTGGGGGTATCTTTTTTAGCAAAAGTCCAGACAGAGGTTCTGCTAAATCCCATTTCCTCGCTGGTCTTTACAATGGAATCTAACAATATCTTCTTTTCCCTTTTGTTTAATGGCTTTTGTTCATTATTAGCATAGGTAAAATCTATAAATGGGTAAGTGGATATTTGGGTAGCTCCGTATTCATCAGCCTTTATCATGTCTTCTCGTAAATCTTTAGGGGTTTGGCCGGGAATACCAAATATAAGATCTACGTCGATAGCTCTAAAACCTTTTTTAGCGATCATCTCCAACTTTTGTCTATTATCACTCTTTTCTTTTCTATCCAGAGTGGAAAGATTTCTTTCATTAAATGATTGAATACCCAAACTGACTATATCGAAACCGATATTTTTTAATTTTGCTATCAAGGAAGGGGTTACATTGTCAGGGTGTAATTCAGTGCCGATATTACCTTCAATAACAAAATGTTCTTTAAATGCATCTAAGACTCTCCCCAGAGAATTAATAATAAGCGAGGGACTTCCCCCACCAAAATATAGACTGGTGATAACCTTCTTCTTCCCAACTTTCGAACTCTTCAGGTATATTTCTTTGATTAAAGCATCTACATATTTAGAAGCTAAAGAGGCCTCATATTTTATCTTATAATAAGGGCAGAAGGGGCACAGC from Candidatus Atribacteria bacterium includes:
- a CDS encoding radical SAM protein, with protein sequence MLINILRVMITRSFMPFVFQNNNCNKQIDYDVPNLGLYVHVPFCKELCPFCPYYKIKYEASLASKYVDALIKEIYLKSSKVGKKKVITSLYFGGGSPSLIINSLGRVLDAFKEHFVIEGNIGTELHPDNVTPSLIAKLKNIGFDIVSLGIQSFNERNLSTLDRKEKSDNRQKLEMIAKKGFRAIDVDLIFGIPGQTPKDLREDMIKADEYGATQISTYPFIDFTYANNEQKPLNKREKKILLDSIVKTSEEMGFSRTSVWTFAKKDTPKYSSITRDNYLGYGPSATTLLKDNFRINTFSVTEYINTLEDNRIPTALILNFSKRARYLYWLFWSCYNLDIDKNNFFQLFNKDLDSNFWWEIKIGKLLGIIENNEDGYKLTDKGAYLFHLVEQKYTNQYIDKTWRMARKTPWPEKIVLY